In the Nothobranchius furzeri strain GRZ-AD chromosome 1, NfurGRZ-RIMD1, whole genome shotgun sequence genome, ataggactacaaaaaatcttagcgagaagaaaaaatggcggattggctctgtgtttagccgagggccattaccatatttggtagttatcctcactaaattaattactgatgtaatagattatgtaaaaactgaacgggtggacaaatatgcccaaaacttaattattaaatatctaaatagcaactccagtgaataatataagcctttttgctcacttagacacttaaaatgtgaaacacactgtgttaacggataaaaaagtgggtttttcatgttatgtctcctttaatgaagaactgaattttaacctaaaaggttaaccagaattaattacacgttgcacctttaaggaaaaactgaattttaacctaaaagtcaaccagaattaatttacacgttgcacctttaaagaagcactgagttactggtgagagttcgatgcagcttcctgctcagcgaaatcagcaccactctgttgctggttcaaggctgaacaactgattatttttaattcaagctctttggatttatttgtttgtttgtgccggatagaaatctctgtgtatccaagcctcacacgggcgcaccaattaatgttggggttattaggagcgaacaattagtaagcttcaacttacttttggattcttcaataaattctgtaaatatgggaatatttactgatttattaattaattaagatattcttagatatacggggcaccattcccctttaaccggggaaaaattgaatccaaaactcttatcagtctttcttgaagttcgtagaatccttggagcagagacttctcttcgacacaacaaagctactggagacgaaaatctgaattttataacgtttaattaacaatttgtcaaatgaataaacagtggcataaatgaataataaccatgtgatataataaaaggatgtatattcaaaataatgttcaaggtgtttgtgtggtgtgtgtgagtgagtgtgtgtgtgtgtgtgagatgaatgggtctttgtttccccagagtaggtggggggagtgagctgtgagtgtgtgtggggctcttcccctcccctcgcattcaacaggagacctggatgtgtaaagttttctactttcccgaacacttagtggcttagaatcacagtaaaacttaactcaaacacttcaaaagttaacaaacaacaaaagggtcacttgtaaattatttaatctaaaaggagtcggcagcctggccagagctgacgactaaagatattagcgatgatcaataagcagtttattctttcaaaatgacccggcggacgtgttttgggagcgaaagaggaaaacacgaagctactttttaagcaatagcgcggttttattgcttattctggactatagaggaaacgggagaagaaaaggagagaaaaaaaatgagttttctgatcaccagatgagcagcaaggcgtccccgctgttatgatttgacggttctccgtttttctccgcagttttcagcgtcatccgtcggtttgatgctttctccgttgtttggctccacgtgtgtttctccacgggctggacacaaagaggacgaagtttcttttgtgctgagtttgacaacttacagcgtctctgagagctgaatggagctccgctcgttcccagtcaggtcccgatggagttgagtgtagtttccagcggttgcgtgggttcaacttgggcacttagagcttccgcgtgctcaagttgtcggagcgttcgacaagcgtgtccttaccgccaggtatcctgggcaaaagaacgaggtttctttgtctctgctgaagatttatggtcttagttcgcgggaaaagctccacggcttcccgcacatgcgcagaacgtgtttctggtactaggcggtgacatcacccaatgcttccgtgtgcaaagcatcatgggaaatgaagtttcttggcgctgatgtgattatttgcttttcagagcaatttaagcacagtcattttggagaaaatcactgcatagtaatttcctcatgaggtcagaccctcaacagcagtGAAGGGTGCTGACGCTTTTGTGGCTGAAAATCCACCTGCCTTATATAGTCCAGGACTTACAATGACCGGAAACACCAAAGGAGCAGGAAGGGCAGGTTCCTTTTGCAATCCTGTATCACATCAGAATGAGGCTTTTCCACCCGGGTCATTATCTGTGGTGTAACGTTCACCATCATCAATAGCCTTGAGGGGGAGGAAGGAGAAAGAAGGAGGAAAAGCCACTTTTGTGTAAAGTGAAAGGCAGTGATGTCACCTGTAAGTATGCTGCTGTGTGACAGAGTGGGGAATTCTCAGTAACTCCTCCTTTACACAAACAGATCATATTTAAGGCAAACCTTCGTCCCTCCTTCAGCACAACTCAGCTTTCCATCAGTCTGAACAACTTCAACAGGTAAAACTTTGTTCTTTCTTTTATTGCTGACAGgagtaaatattttgtttctgcaTGTCACCCATCAAAAATCCTTAAACCTGTAGCTAGATTATTATATACTCTACTTTGTAGATTGAATCAGACCTAAATCTGCATAAAGGATGCTCCCTGACAAGAGCTTATTTATAAATATTAAAACTATTATTGCAATATCCTGTAGTTTTTCAACAATATGAAAATAACAGTAATGTTAGGGGTATTATTCTATTGataaaattgttttcatttagaataaatTCTTCCTCTTCAGAGAGCCTGTTAGAGGAGCGTCGTAATAAATGTCTTTTACATTAGTTACATGACAAGAGTGGCTCAGCCTACTTATGACAGGCAAGGACCgttttatgttatattatattatattatattatattatattatattatattatattatattatacagtCATATTAAAATTCATATATAAATGTTGTTGTTGAGGATTAccattttagacttttatcatatGTTACCTGTACTGACTGGATTGTCTACAGAAACACCATGGCAGCCTCAGACGGTTTTCCTGCCAGTTTCTATGGAGAACCAGGAGTGTTAGGAATGTTATCCAATGGGATCAGCGCATTCCTTGTACTTCTACAGAACTTCAGCACAGCTCACACCGGCATTAAACCAGTTGGAGTGGAGAACATACTTGCAGGTAAAACTCTTGACATAAACACAAATATCTATTCATATATAAACCTGTGAAGGTGGCTTACAGCAGTTTCCAACACTTCTTCCAGGTGTTCATCTCATCCTGATTGGTGGTTTGTGCCAGCTGGTGGCTGGACTGCTCTCCTTTAGAAAGTACGATCACCTGAGTGGCACTGCCTTCATCGGCTACGCTGCCCTTTGGGGTAGCTATGGGGCGACCAGAATCTACTATGGTGCTTTATTTAACAATCAGACTATACCACCAGTATCAGTGCACATGTTCAATGGTTCAACCACCAACATCATGGTCAACACTTCTCTTCAAAACTCAACACAGTGCCACTTATGTGTGTCCATAGAAGAGTCAGCCATTGCTGGTCTGATCCCTTATATCCTTCTGTCCTTTATCCTGGCATTTTGCTCTGCCACGGTCAACTACATCATGCCTTTTGTTTTTGGAGCCATCACGGCCACTTTGATCTTTGAAGCAGCAGCTCTGGTGACAGGCCCTTGGGCTCTGGTGGTCTCTGGGGTTCTGGAGCTGCTCATTTTGATCTTTGCCATCTATGGTTCAGCTGCTCTACTCATCAAAGGGCTGACTCAACGTCTAGTTCTTAAAGGCTTTGGGACCCCCCTCTTTAATGTTCTCCTGCTAGGAACCACCAACTCAACAGGTGCTCAGAAACCTGgtcaagagaagaagaagaacacaaaATATGCAGAGCCCATGGCCTTGGGTTTCTTCTGTGACTCTATTGCTCCCTTCATCGTTGCCTTCTACAGCTTTGGGTACATGAAATCGTTTGGTTTAGGAGTTGCATGGGTATCAATCATCTCAGTCGCCCAGCTGTTCTCCAGCTACTACGCTCATTTGCGCCAGGATAGCTACCACACTACAAAATTTGGGATTCATGCCATGTATTGGCTGATCAAGGCTTGGGATGAGTTTGTGGCATCTGCCCTGATTGTGGAGCACAGTCAAGTTGTTGCTGGTAGGGAAGCCATGGTGGGAGACTGGTTCTTTGTGGTGGCCGGCTTGGTGCTCTGTGTGGGAAGCCTGAACATGGACACTCTGGAGCTGATCCACAACTTGCTCTTTGTTCTGCTCACAGTCTCAACAATCCCCCAGATCCCCCTGCAGGGTTACTACATCTTCTTTGGTGTAGCCTGCTCTCTCTTCACTGCAGTCTCAGTCTACGGTACCTTCTCACGCCTCATAAACACCATCGCAGAGAAGTCTCTAATCCCTGTGGGACCACAGCCGGTCTCCTCCGAGCAGCTGAAGAGAGCTCTGATGTGTAGAAGATCTCAACATGGAGAACAAAAAGAGCTGCCCAACAGTGACCAGGCCTCAGATGCTCTGTTTTATCTCACCAACGGGGTTGCAGCACTTTCAGCTCTTCAATCAGAAGTGTCAAGTGGGAACCCTTCATTCCTTCATCTGACTGTCCCCTGGGTCCTCATCTCTGGAGGCATCATTCAGACCTATGTCAGCAGGCTACAAGTCACCGGAGAGGGCCGGTTTGGATCAGTCATCTCATCCATCTACGTGGTTGTATGGGCAACATGGACGTGGTTTCGATTTGCAGGTATGTCAGCATAAAGTATGAGCAAAATACATTTTTCTGACTGATTTGAACAAAATTCTCATCAGGAGTTATTGTTCTACAGGTTTTCAGCTTCAGCTCCCCGTCCTGGCAGCCTATGGATTCACAGCTGGAGGCGTTGCTTTACTGGTCATTAATGCCTTCCTCATGCTGATTGGTAAGGTCTAGTATCTGCTTTCAGCGCTATAAATCACAGTTTTTATTCATTCAtaattttgtacttttgtttcttcTATTAGCTGCTTATAGGAACGTGGTTCTGTTGTTTCTAACAACAATCATGGAGGTTGTTCTTGTCTGCTTCCTTCTCTCCACCCTGCACAGACTTCCATACCAACTTGAAAGTGAGTTAAAACCGCCTGTTATAAACTTTATGTATTTACGattctgactctcatcagaacaaATAAAGTCTAACATCCAGAAACGATGTATTGCAGTTGCCATGCTTGCATTGGTATCCATCATTTGCTTTTATGGCACCTTGGCTTCACTGATGAACTGCATCTTCTCACAAAGAGTGATCCCAATGGGTCCTCCCATAATAAAGGTAATGACTGAAGTTtagattgacctacctttaagaatcagcattaataattaataaaaatgtgtgtgtgtgttttaggaaaAAGTGAAACAGGAAGCTTGTGACGAGCCGTCCTGTCCGGTGGCTAGCTCGCGTCTCACCAGCGGTCTGTTGAAGATAGCTCGACTTCTCGAGGACGGGGGGGTGTGTGGTATTCCCACAGATACTGTGTACGCTCTGGCTGCTTCCTGCAAGAATCCTCAGGCAATAGAAAAAATCTACAACATTAAAGTAAGAAGATAGAGGAGGCTTGTTTAACAGCaatatacattttcatgaagtCACCATCTTGTTGAATTGGACCTTTTGCAGGACAGACCTGCAGAGAAGCCTATATGCATTTGCATCTCCAGTGTGGAACAGCTGGCTGCAGCCAGGCCTCCTTTCAGCCCTCTGCTGTGGGAGTTCATGAGGAATGTGTATCCTGGAGGCATCAGCTGCATTGTCAGCAAAGGAGACTGGCTTTACAGACTAGGTCAGCAGTGTAGAGTGTTTGAATGTTGAGTGGCAGAATTCTGTATCAGTTTTCAGTTTTTACGTGAACTTTAACCTCATTTCTGTAGGAGTTGGACCTGCTTATGACCGTGTTGGTACCAGAGACAGCATCATGATCCGTGTCCCAGACCACACCGTGACCTGCCACCTATGTGACATCACTGGACCCCTGGCCATAACATCAGCCAATCCCAGTGGAGAATCAGACAGCACCCACCACAGCATGGTCATTAAGTAAGAGTCTCCTCAAAGAAGTTTAATGCAAACTAACAAACAACACATCTCTAAAACTTTTAGCACCATGTACTAATTACTGTTTCAAACTGCTTCTTTTGCTGCAGTCGACTGGGACACAAGATCCAAGGAGTACTTTGTGATGGTGACTCGAATGAAGTAGTTGCTTCAACTGTGGTCAACTGCCTGAGGATTGATGAAGGTAAGGGGCCATGATTTCTTCCTACTGGGGCTGTTtaaggtcaagtttctaactgaaGCTCTTCTAACCTTCGTTCAGGAGTCATCACAATTGTGAGAGAAGGCTGTGTCCCTGCTATCAAAGTCCAACAGATCTTTGACAGACTGAAGAACTCCATGATTTGAGTGTCTCTTAGCGAAGACTGTCTACCTGGCTGATCACCTTCAAGTCAACTTGTCTGACCCAAGCTGTGCTTTGCTTTTCATACTGACAAACAGCAAAAGAGGGAAAAGAAAACTAAAGATGTGTGTTTATATGGATGTAACTTTTGTGTCTTAGTGGATGCATAGATAGATAGCTAATTCAAAAGTCATCTTAAACTGCATGAACTCCACAATGTTTtgcattatttatatatttattgttatatttattttcaaaatataTCAACAAAAACACTTTGAATGTGTACAtaagtttttatgtttttttaatttataatgTTTGAACTCACTGTAAAACACAAAGAATGTCTTTGTGTGGTTTCTGCATTGAAGCTCTCGTGCATTAATTTATTTGTGCAATAAAACAACTAAAGTTTATTAAGgcttgcatctttaaataattactaAATGTTTTCTAGATGAATGCATTCTCTCCCTCAGTACATCTTTATTCAGATCTTCagataaaacaataacaacaatggtGTTTAAAAGCTTGACATAAATAGATATATTTTGAACAATTACTAATTAAACACTTGACAGCATCTAGTTATTTGTCAGAGGTCATTAGCAGCTCAAGAACTCTGAAACAATTCAACCATCTAACTTTGTTATGAGCTCTTTAAATATGGGGAtcccttgtttaatcaatacatttgcagtggtcagtAGTAATGAAGCCTTgtgagtcgtactctggggaaacagagCTCAGGaacagtttcaggaagtagaaatgagccacatcagagttgaggatTGGCctgaagtagctaatgctaacggctagcttAGACTGTTGGATACCCTAAAcccacaacagccttccctgtcgtgagtcaagatagacgagtccatgaatgctacgtgacattatctctctctctgtctctgtctctctctctctctctctctctctctctctctctctctctctctctctctctctctctctctctctctctctctctatatatatatatatatatatatatatttatttatatacatatatatatatgtatttatatacacTGTATAtggatgtgtatatatatatatatatatatacatatatatataatcttttcttttctttctttgaatatatatattcacttcttttccggcactcgcagagaacagacgcttctctttttgctcccttatcttttttcccaaggctctttgtcctgtctacccacagagcgcttctctgcacttcttctgaaaaagccttttttttttttttttttttttttttttttttttaccgtgtcctgtctggctgtgaagcaagcagaattgatgtctgaatgctggtgacaagccttaaagatttattctcaggtggagcatcaaagcatttgcttttaatgtcacgcctgatacttaaaactttattgttattgttgttgaatgctttgtaattccgaccagacacggagacagaggtgaaagagagaggaaaagaaaaggtggggagagagagagagagagagagggggggggggggttccacaaaaacaaaccataatgaacaagagtctgcttccagacctgcagaaaaaagataaaaaaaaaacaaagggacacaaaaaagggacacaacaacagtacaacaagatctacctatcactgcttcaacttgatgaaaagaaaaaatatatatttatatataatcaacattgcttaactgaagaatcacgataataaatcacaacacattaagtgcccaccatagtcttaagacctgtgtttaacgtgcccaagcccatacttttgagagcaccatgtgagcacctgtgtgtgtgcacgcgcttgtttatttaaggtttttctataggagcgcccaacagagagtgtgagggaccacagatctgccccccaaagatgcgcaggagacggggggagctccaagtcccagagatccaggcgctgccccagaatgcaggaaccccaaggagactgcaaccaggaaggcccccgccgcccttgagaggcacagaggatcgccccggggggccacaaccagcagccggcagagtccccggagatatcagcggtaagcccacaggcccgcccgcagcctcccaccccctagccggctgagcccgggacccagagacccgggacccagcgacccgggacccaggggcgaccacccccgccagggacccagcagagcccagggacccagaccccaccaggcagccaccgggatctaacaggcagatgccaaaatcttaaacatccagacccggttgccccgaacactcaggcagaccacggcacaagcccccacaccaggtgtggcagggggaggggggacagagatctatatcatcaagagaagttccaggagaggggaggacccaaaggccccacctgacatatacagtcatacacaaacacagtcacacgctccctccctcatgctcacacatgcacatacaaaccaagacttacaaaaatgcacgccggacacccactcatgctccccatacacaccctattcactctggtcctggtactgctgcacattgggtacaaccatcaccggtaaccagagtttcaccctttctgctggggtgctgatgagcaggctcccccgcccaacactgagcacagcaacccaccaccccagaccctaaccagacggccagatctccctcctagcctccaaccccaggaagcctagcaacaacagaggtggctaagacccctagtctccctccgcctgctccaatatagtgtttgtgtgatcatgaggtgtattccatggctgtggtgagtgggcagtgcgggcatcatccagcatatgccagctgatgccaccccaccaccccacttacaccctcagccatcagtgtctaagtgcggtttaaaattggaagtgggcaccggcactcgggaggaggctgaaatatccccctgccaaatgctgttgaatgtgctcactcccaaggccctaagtgtgtgtttgtgtggaatgtcgtcagtggaagtgtataaggtgcaaataaaattggggggcaggtttccacaggaatgcggaaatggggtccatacccgcactccctgacttgcccaccccccaaggtcctatgtgtatgtttgtgtgatgatgtgagggagcaggaggagagaaatatgcggggatggggaggaatggctggttgggcttagccctccagggagccagctcccctactggccccaataggcacctctgttgtgaaactgccacccagggcatggagaccccagcccatcctgccagggcccaaagcagcagcattacagagcctcacagagtctgagggcaccaacccagccccaccccagcagaatatctatgcccacccctgcatttgcacaacttccagaatatataagacatgggacatccaggtaaggttgggtcctccccctcctggacctccccctcccctgtgatggaacggcagaggagccaaggcctacctgaggcccccgaacccggggcactgctgggtgtccctgccttcttcccggcagcatacatgtcaggacccgacccccaaggccccgcccagatccccacacggggccggccacccccaaaccccgagcccccaggcccccacctagacctgcccaggggcattgcagccgccaggcagtgacccatggccgccgccaagatccccaagaggcCCTACTCACaaacgccagcagtccaccccccgaggcaacccaagcacctccagaggggggcaacggccccccagtcccagacacccccagtgaacccacctccagggaacatccggatactccaaactcagaccccccccccccccccccacaccatcctgcaggacaacatcaacggccccccaccattgctatgtgatggaaccgatcaaaggagcccagagagattcatctgaagtggaagcagaggctatatcaagtgcaatatgatctaacaaaagatttctatactggttaatgcagagactttctctatttttccaattcaagaggatagttttcttagcgatgcatatggcagtcagaaccacgtgaaccaaagatgttgcaattgggacattgtccagcttccccagtaaacaaagagagggggaagttgggatatgacatttcagacattttgacagatcctcacatactctatgtATGTGaggaaaaccctattttttaggaatgaatttgataaattggtcattcaacgcaattgataagattttttcaacaatgagaacggagcagggggctcccacttgcccgcaaaggACACACCCGGCAGGATATATGATGGATTCCTGGAaatagtggaagatcgtatgcctttcCCAgccgtccattgaggacgtcgtagacgtgtggatgtttggcattatgatcactggatttcttctgattggagtggaacgatgtctggttttctggaaatttgggaagaggggagcgattggagggcgacccgcacccacggagagcaccgtccttgtggagacctcacagactgggatgctacttgaggtgaatcgcaagctggacaatgttctagctgcaataccgaagttagtgtgcaaaatggatgtcatctcggagagggtcactggacggtgtggagatgtttaaaacctaaattggcttcactggaggacttgaatgatcagttacagactgaaggcagaggggaaaattatctcagcctgaccaaaacaaagtcttgttatcagaatctgacgccatggcagtcttgagatgccaacaacaaaccccccacgatggaatgcagacagatgctgtgaaaacccgacctaccccccaccaccaccatctacCACCATCTACTCGACTAGAGTTTGTCTGATTACCAAAGCTCGCTTCTCAGGTGACTCAGTTGGAATAGGCTGTTTAATCTCTCTTGTTTCTTAGAAGACTTCTCTCTCTCTTCGATGCCATGACTATTATTGTCCCTAacagacatccatccatccattcatccactttAACGTTCACATTTACAATATTATGTACAAACAATTAAATATATTTGTAGTATACATTATCAGCCGATACAGGAAATTACTCACTTGTAACTGATGCCTGTACTTTCTTCAGGTACCATAGTCTAGATAAGGAACAGCCGTTTGAAAAGAGACATAATGGTCCGTGAAGCTTTTTTGCGGGGAAAATGTGGAATTTCTAGTTTCAGGTTGTTTGTTCTTCTGGCCTCGTGTTGCTGGGTCGTCTCAACCATATCTcagacatctcttgtattgttgaATGAGTTGAATCGGCTTTCTGAGGGGGTGGTTGACTTGACAAAGATTTCTATGACAGCATTGTCCCTTGTTCTTCTGAGTCACTTCACAGCAGATGTGAAAAACATCCTCATCTGTAGAACTTTCCAACCACTGGGAGGAATTGGTGAAACGGGACTCCACATTGAAAGAtgataaacattttttaataagaCACTGATTGGGTTAGACTTCATTTAAAAAACTTGCCTAGGCAGCAAAACTGTTATTTAAGAACGTATTAGTAATCTGAATAGGCAATGTGTGAACTGATTGTGTTTTTCTATTAATTAGGCATTTCTAGATGTATTCAAAAATTATACATAAAAGTCCCTGGAAGTTTCTTATAATTTTAAAGTTGAAGGGAACATTTCCACATGTTTGAGAGTTTTGAACAAATACTGAACATTACCTGTTGCTGGAGTCTGTTTGTTTAAAGAAAACCTTCGCTGTCACACGGAAAAGACAAAAGGGTTATTTTAACTAtgcttctcatgtcagttctcttgttcgctcttccttcttccatctcaggaacattgctaagctgagtcccattctgtcctgctctgaacttgagactgttatccacaccttcatctcctcacgcttagactacggcaactctcttttcacgtgtctgagcagaacctccctgaaccgtctacaggtggttcagaatgcctgtgctcggcttctgaccaagtcctccaagcacacccacatcaccccgcttctcctccagcatcaccagctaccagtcaacttcagggttcatttcaagatcctaggTCTGGTCTATAggtccttacatggacaagcaccatcttacagtggtgatcttctcagtccctacacccccagcaggtccctgaggtccagtgatcaaagcctactggttgtgcagtgcaccaggctaaagaccaaaggtgacagatcatttgctgctgtggtccccagactctggaactctctccccttgagcttgagatcagtggactcagtggtctcttgaaaaagcaactgaaaactcacctgttcagggaggttttggtgtgaccttcatcaccctctccttgttctgctctttctacctattccaccttcatcagtatccactgatttccctctttcttttttactctctctctctgtctttacactttttaatcaaaattgtctataatttgctcattttaaatatacctataataattttctaaattctttttatattttacttttttttttgttttttgaagcgcctcgtgatttttatcttgagaggcgctatagaaaagatcttttcttcttctttactcaTTCGGTAGAAAGACTGCAGGACAGTTTCACCTAAAACACTTTTAACTACTTAATATTTAATCTGTTATTGCAACTGGTAACTTAACAAGGAGAAGCGTTTCCAGGCTGAGGGATATTTGTTAGCAACTTCCTGTTGGAGGCTGGCGTAAAACAAATCTTGTAAATGGAAATGCTCCTGTAATTATAGATCCTCTCAAAGTTTCAGTCAAAGACCAAACAGAATGAGAAAAGTGTTTCACACGTGTGTTAGCTAATGGTTTCCAAGAGGAGGAAAGTCTTTGTCAGTTCCATAGATCTACTGAAAGGGAACCAGTTTTATTTTTCTGCAGCTGGTTTCCGAATGACACCGGTACTTGTGGGAAAGTGTTTACTGAAAACCGTAGGATTTCTGAAGTAGCAGTAAAAGAGCTGTGATTGAGAACAGGGCC is a window encoding:
- the LOC139072260 gene encoding uncharacterized protein — protein: MSPIIFKANLRPSFSTTQLSISLNNFNRNTMAASDGFPASFYGEPGVLGMLSNGISAFLVLLQNFSTAHTGIKPVGVENILAGVHLILIGGLCQLVAGLLSFRKYDHLSGTAFIGYAALWGSYGATRIYYGALFNNQTIPPVSVHMFNGSTTNIMVNTSLQNSTQCHLCVSIEESAIAGLIPYILLSFILAFCSATVNYIMPFVFGAITATLIFEAAALVTGPWALVVSGVLELLILIFAIYGSAALLIKGLTQRLVLKGFGTPLFNVLLLGTTNSTGAQKPGQEKKKNTKYAEPMALGFFCDSIAPFIVAFYSFGYMKSFGLGVAWVSIISVAQLFSSYYAHLRQDSYHTTKFGIHAMYWLIKAWDEFVASALIVEHSQVVAGREAMVGDWFFVVAGLVLCVGSLNMDTLELIHNLLFVLLTVSTIPQIPLQGYYIFFGVACSLFTAVSVYGTFSRLINTIAEKSLIPVGPQPVSSEQLKRALMCRRSQHGEQKELPNSDQASDALFYLTNGVAALSALQSEVSSGNPSFLHLTVPWVLISGGIIQTYVSRLQVTGEGRFGSVISSIYVVVWATWTWFRFAGFQLQLPVLAAYGFTAGGVALLVINAFLMLIGKV